One stretch of Streptomyces sp. NBC_01363 DNA includes these proteins:
- a CDS encoding AraC family transcriptional regulator gives MYHTWMRFFTPSPLQHRLGLVCLGVGLQHGALPTVGPRTLDHHVAVVISSGSGWFTGPDGRRVPVTAPSLIWLTPGTPHHYGADPGTGWDESFVDFTGPATTTYTELGYIEPDRPLVPLADTAGPRAAIGRMVRAARRGNPLLEVETGAAVHELLVALRRARADVSPDGDPVLQALARDAFQPLSVAEHAARHGMTPAELRTAVRRGAGCSPKDYLLGIRLGRAKELLAATDLPVAAVARRVGYDDPAYFSRLFARRVGTAPVRFREQQGRNVPGGWSDQVPDPEHPPTITPLGPAVQGPTGGPGPDRP, from the coding sequence ATGTACCACACCTGGATGCGTTTCTTCACCCCCAGCCCGCTCCAGCACCGGCTGGGCCTCGTCTGCCTGGGCGTGGGACTCCAGCACGGCGCACTGCCGACGGTCGGCCCGCGCACCCTGGACCACCACGTGGCCGTCGTCATCAGCTCCGGCAGCGGCTGGTTCACCGGCCCCGACGGCCGCCGGGTCCCCGTTACTGCGCCCAGCCTGATCTGGCTCACCCCCGGCACCCCGCACCACTACGGCGCCGACCCCGGCACCGGCTGGGACGAGAGCTTCGTCGACTTCACCGGCCCCGCCACCACCACCTACACCGAACTCGGCTACATCGAGCCCGACCGCCCGCTCGTCCCGCTCGCCGACACGGCGGGCCCACGCGCCGCGATCGGGCGCATGGTGCGCGCGGCACGGCGCGGCAACCCGCTGCTGGAGGTCGAGACCGGCGCCGCCGTCCACGAACTCCTCGTCGCCCTGCGCCGGGCCCGTGCCGATGTCAGCCCCGACGGCGACCCCGTCCTGCAGGCCCTCGCCCGGGACGCCTTCCAGCCCCTGTCCGTCGCCGAGCACGCCGCCCGGCACGGCATGACACCCGCCGAACTGCGCACGGCGGTGCGGCGGGGCGCCGGGTGCAGCCCCAAGGACTACCTCCTCGGCATCCGGCTCGGCCGCGCCAAGGAACTCCTCGCCGCCACGGACCTGCCGGTCGCCGCCGTCGCCCGACGCGTCGGCTACGACGACCCGGCGTACTTCTCCCGCCTCTTCGCCCGCCGGGTCGGCACCGCCCCGGTCCGCTTCCGCGAACAGCAGGGCCGCAACGTCCCGGGCGGCTGGAGCGACCAGGTCCCCGATCCGGAACACCCACCGACGATCACCCCGCTGGGCCCGGCCGTCCAGGGACCGACCGGCGGACCGGGGCCGGACAGGCCCTGA
- a CDS encoding enoyl-CoA hydratase family protein: protein MGVSTTSPGKGIRLVTVDHPPVNALPVRGWYDLADALRAAGRDPEVRCVVLAAAGRGFNAGVDIKEMQRDTGHATLIGANRGCYEAFAAVYECEVPVVAAVNGFCLGGGIGLVGNADAIVASDDATFGLPELDRGALGAATHLARLVPQHLMRALYYTSRTATAAELHAHGSVWKVVPRDELLGAALELAGEIARKDGYLIRLAKAAINGIDPVDVRRSYRFEQGFTFEANLSGVADRVRETFGKEA, encoded by the coding sequence ATGGGTGTCTCCACCACAAGTCCCGGCAAGGGCATCCGACTCGTCACGGTCGACCATCCGCCCGTCAACGCGCTGCCCGTGCGGGGCTGGTACGACCTCGCCGACGCACTCCGCGCGGCGGGCCGCGACCCCGAGGTCCGCTGCGTCGTGCTGGCCGCCGCCGGACGCGGATTCAACGCGGGCGTCGACATCAAGGAGATGCAGCGCGACACCGGCCATGCCACCCTGATCGGCGCCAATCGCGGCTGCTACGAGGCGTTCGCCGCCGTGTACGAGTGCGAGGTCCCGGTCGTCGCCGCGGTGAACGGCTTCTGCCTCGGCGGCGGCATCGGCCTCGTCGGCAACGCGGACGCGATCGTGGCGAGCGACGACGCGACGTTCGGCCTGCCCGAGCTGGACCGGGGCGCGCTCGGCGCGGCGACCCATCTGGCCCGGCTCGTGCCCCAGCATCTGATGCGCGCGCTCTACTACACCTCGCGCACCGCCACCGCCGCCGAACTGCACGCCCACGGCTCGGTCTGGAAGGTCGTACCGCGCGACGAACTCCTCGGTGCGGCACTGGAGCTGGCGGGCGAGATAGCCCGCAAGGACGGGTATCTGATCCGGCTGGCCAAGGCCGCCATCAACGGCATCGACCCGGTGGACGTACGCCGCAGCTACCGCTTCGAGCAGGGCTTCACCTTCGAGGCCAACCTCAGTGGCGTCGCCGACCGCGTACGCGAAACGTTCGGCAAGGAGGCATGA
- a CDS encoding beta-galactosidase family protein, producing the protein MADFTVGDDHFRLDGKPVRLLSGALHYFRVHEAQWDHRLSMLRAMGLNCVETYVPWNLHEPRPGRFRDVAALGRFLDAAQRAGLWAIVRPGPYICAEWENGGLPAWVTGRFGRRVRSRDAEYLGAVERWFTALLPQVVQRQIGRGGPVIMVQAENEYGSFGSDQVYLQRVAGMLRERGVTVPLFTSDGPEDHMLTGGSVPGLLATANFGSGAREAFEVLRRHQPKGPLMCMEFWCGWFEHWGAEPIVRKPAQATEALREVLECGASVNIYMAHGGTNFAGWAGANRSGPIQDQDFLPTVTSYDYDAPIDEYGRPTEKFRLFREVLAEYADGPLPELPPEPAGLAVPVRAELTEWAPLNAVLEALGDEEAAPSGVPPTFEELGVDRGLVRYRVGVPGPRRPYELSVTGLRDRAVVYVNGVREGVLTEEDSALDEPVAGPAEVELWVESLGRVNYGPRLGEPKGITGGVRHERQYLHGVRARALRLDAFEEADAVAKVAFGSAGEAGPTGLFRGTFEVAGVGGTGHAGLELPGWTRGFVWVNGFCLGRYWSVGAQRTLYVPGPVLREGVNEVWVLELEGAGAPYAELGPGVPVRTGTPGDVQV; encoded by the coding sequence ATGGCTGACTTCACCGTGGGGGACGACCACTTCCGGCTCGACGGGAAGCCCGTACGGCTGCTGTCCGGGGCCCTGCACTACTTCCGGGTGCACGAGGCCCAGTGGGATCACCGGCTGTCGATGCTGCGCGCCATGGGGCTGAACTGTGTCGAGACGTATGTGCCGTGGAATCTGCATGAGCCGCGGCCCGGCCGGTTCCGGGACGTGGCGGCGCTCGGCCGGTTCCTGGACGCGGCGCAGCGGGCCGGGCTGTGGGCGATCGTCCGCCCGGGACCGTACATCTGTGCCGAGTGGGAGAACGGTGGTCTGCCGGCCTGGGTGACGGGGCGGTTCGGCCGGCGGGTGCGGTCCCGTGACGCGGAGTACCTGGGTGCCGTGGAGCGGTGGTTCACGGCGTTGCTGCCTCAGGTGGTGCAGCGGCAGATCGGGCGCGGCGGGCCGGTGATCATGGTCCAGGCGGAGAACGAGTACGGGAGTTTCGGCTCCGATCAGGTCTACCTCCAGCGGGTGGCCGGGATGTTGCGTGAGCGCGGGGTGACCGTGCCGCTGTTCACCTCCGACGGGCCGGAGGACCACATGCTCACGGGCGGTTCCGTGCCGGGGCTGCTGGCCACGGCGAACTTCGGGTCGGGTGCGCGGGAGGCGTTCGAGGTGCTGCGCCGCCATCAGCCGAAGGGGCCGCTGATGTGCATGGAGTTCTGGTGCGGGTGGTTCGAGCACTGGGGTGCCGAGCCGATCGTGCGGAAGCCGGCGCAGGCCACCGAGGCGCTGCGGGAGGTCCTGGAGTGCGGGGCGTCGGTGAACATCTACATGGCGCACGGGGGGACGAATTTCGCCGGGTGGGCGGGGGCGAACCGGTCCGGTCCGATCCAGGACCAGGACTTCCTGCCGACGGTGACCTCGTACGACTACGACGCGCCGATCGACGAGTACGGCCGTCCCACGGAGAAGTTCCGGCTGTTCCGCGAGGTGCTCGCCGAGTACGCGGACGGGCCGCTTCCGGAGCTGCCGCCCGAGCCTGCCGGGCTTGCGGTTCCGGTGCGGGCCGAGCTGACGGAGTGGGCGCCGCTGAATGCCGTGCTGGAGGCGCTGGGTGACGAGGAGGCGGCGCCGTCCGGTGTTCCGCCGACCTTCGAGGAGCTGGGTGTCGACCGGGGTCTGGTGCGCTACCGGGTGGGGGTGCCCGGTCCGCGCCGGCCGTACGAGCTGAGTGTGACGGGGCTCCGGGACCGGGCCGTGGTGTATGTGAACGGGGTCCGGGAGGGTGTGCTGACCGAGGAGGACAGCGCCCTGGACGAGCCGGTGGCCGGGCCCGCGGAGGTCGAGCTGTGGGTGGAGTCGCTGGGCCGGGTCAATTACGGGCCGCGGCTCGGTGAGCCCAAGGGGATCACGGGCGGGGTGCGGCACGAGCGGCAGTACCTGCACGGGGTGCGGGCGCGGGCGCTGCGTCTCGACGCGTTCGAGGAGGCGGACGCGGTGGCGAAGGTGGCGTTCGGCAGTGCCGGGGAGGCCGGGCCCACCGGTCTGTTCCGGGGGACGTTCGAGGTCGCCGGGGTGGGCGGCACCGGGCACGCGGGGCTCGAACTTCCGGGCTGGACGCGTGGGTTCGTGTGGGTGAACGGCTTCTGCCTGGGACGGTACTGGTCGGTGGGTGCGCAGCGGACGCTGTACGTGCCGGGGCCGGTGCTGCGGGAGGGTGTCAACGAGGTGTGGGTGCTGGAGCTGGAGGGTGCGGGCGCGCCGTATGCGGAGCTGGGTCCGGGGGTGCCCGTCCGGACGGGCACCCCCGGGGATGTTCAGGTGTGA
- a CDS encoding SDR family oxidoreductase, which yields MTGLCDGRVVIVTGAGRGLGRAHALAFAAEGAKVVVNDLGVGPGGDGGSTGPARQVVEEIVAAGGEAVVHGGDIATTEGAASLVNAALETFGRLDTLVNNAGFLRDRMLVNLDEDDWDAVMRVHLKGHFLPLRHAAAHWRSEAKAGRAPAARVINTSSGAGLLGSVGQGNYSAAKAGIVGLTLVAAAEMGRYGVQVNAIAPAARTRMTEQTFAQAMAAPGEGGFDAMAPENVSPLVVWLGSAASDGVTGRVFEVEAGRITVMEGWRPGPTADRGARWAPAEAGEAARKLLAEAAPAQPVYGAV from the coding sequence ATGACTGGTCTGTGCGACGGCCGCGTGGTGATCGTGACGGGAGCGGGGCGCGGGCTCGGCCGGGCCCATGCGCTCGCCTTCGCCGCCGAGGGCGCGAAGGTGGTCGTCAACGATCTGGGCGTCGGCCCCGGCGGCGACGGCGGCTCCACCGGCCCGGCCCGGCAGGTGGTGGAGGAGATCGTGGCGGCGGGCGGCGAGGCGGTCGTCCACGGGGGCGACATCGCCACGACCGAAGGGGCCGCGTCACTGGTCAACGCCGCGCTGGAGACCTTCGGACGGCTGGACACCCTGGTCAACAACGCGGGATTCCTGCGCGACCGGATGCTGGTGAACCTGGACGAGGACGACTGGGACGCCGTGATGCGGGTCCATCTCAAGGGCCACTTCCTGCCGTTGAGGCATGCGGCCGCGCACTGGCGGTCCGAGGCGAAGGCGGGCCGCGCACCGGCCGCCCGGGTGATCAACACCAGCTCCGGCGCGGGGCTGCTCGGCAGCGTCGGCCAGGGCAACTACTCCGCCGCGAAGGCCGGGATCGTCGGTCTGACGCTGGTCGCCGCCGCGGAGATGGGCCGGTACGGGGTCCAGGTCAACGCGATCGCCCCGGCGGCCAGGACCCGGATGACCGAGCAGACGTTCGCGCAGGCGATGGCGGCGCCGGGGGAGGGCGGGTTCGACGCGATGGCCCCGGAGAACGTCTCCCCGCTGGTGGTGTGGCTCGGCTCGGCCGCGAGCGACGGGGTGACCGGGCGGGTCTTCGAGGTGGAGGCCGGGCGGATCACGGTCATGGAGGGCTGGCGGCCCGGCCCCACCGCGGACCGGGGCGCGCGGTGGGCGCCGGCGGAGGCGGGGGAGGCGGCACGGAAGCTGCTGGCGGAGGCGGCGCCGGCGCAGCCGGTGTACGGGGCGGTGTAG
- a CDS encoding trypsin-like serine protease, with protein MKQLLRAVKRCSVIAAVVLAAVSLQPAGASAAPQPVVGGTRAAQGEFPFMVRLSMGCGGALYAKDIVLTAAHCVDGSGNNTSITATAGVVDLQSSSAIKVKSTKVLQAPGYTGAGKDWALIKLAKPIDLPTLKIATNTTYNNGDFTIAGWGAASEGGAQQRYLLKASVPFVSDADCQAAYGSDLVPGDEICAGLIDTGGVDTCQGDSGGPMFRKDNAGAWIQVGIVSWGQGCAEPGYPGVYSEVSTFAANIASAAATL; from the coding sequence TTGAAGCAGCTTCTGCGTGCCGTGAAGAGATGTTCCGTCATAGCCGCCGTCGTCCTCGCGGCCGTCAGCCTCCAGCCCGCCGGAGCGTCCGCGGCCCCCCAGCCGGTCGTCGGCGGGACCCGCGCCGCCCAGGGCGAATTCCCGTTCATGGTCCGGCTGTCGATGGGCTGCGGCGGTGCTCTCTACGCCAAGGACATCGTCCTCACCGCAGCGCACTGCGTGGACGGCTCGGGCAACAACACCTCCATCACCGCCACCGCGGGCGTCGTCGACCTGCAGTCCTCCAGCGCGATCAAGGTCAAGTCCACCAAGGTCCTCCAGGCTCCCGGCTACACCGGCGCGGGCAAGGACTGGGCGCTCATCAAGCTCGCCAAGCCGATCGACCTGCCGACCCTGAAGATCGCCACCAACACCACCTACAACAACGGCGACTTCACCATCGCCGGCTGGGGCGCGGCCAGCGAGGGCGGCGCCCAGCAGCGCTACCTGCTCAAGGCCTCCGTACCGTTCGTCTCCGACGCCGACTGCCAGGCCGCGTACGGCAGCGACCTCGTCCCCGGCGACGAGATCTGCGCCGGGCTGATCGACACCGGCGGCGTGGACACCTGCCAGGGCGACTCCGGCGGCCCCATGTTCCGCAAGGACAACGCCGGAGCCTGGATCCAGGTCGGCATCGTCAGCTGGGGCCAGGGCTGCGCCGAGCCCGGCTACCCCGGTGTGTACAGCGAGGTCTCGACGTTCGCCGCGAACATCGCGTCCGCGGCAGCCACGCTCTGA
- a CDS encoding chorismate mutase: MTTRDIDESVNAELNRLRESIDNIDAAVVHMLAERFKCTQQVGHLKAAHHLPPADLARESRQIARLRQLAESAHLDPAFAEKLLNFIVAEVIRHHERIAEESATNAEA, translated from the coding sequence ATGACGACGAGGGACATCGACGAGTCCGTGAACGCGGAACTGAACCGGCTGCGCGAGAGCATCGACAACATTGACGCCGCTGTTGTCCACATGCTCGCCGAGCGCTTCAAGTGCACCCAGCAGGTCGGCCACCTCAAGGCCGCCCACCACCTCCCCCCGGCCGACCTGGCCCGCGAGAGCAGGCAGATCGCCCGCCTGAGGCAGCTCGCGGAGAGCGCGCACCTGGATCCGGCCTTCGCCGAGAAGCTGCTGAACTTCATCGTGGCGGAGGTCATCCGCCACCACGAACGGATCGCGGAGGAATCGGCTACGAACGCGGAGGCGTGA